TCTTGTATCAATGTCACTTGCCTTTAAAATCTTATCCTTGTAATTCTGGTGCACCTGTGCCTCTTCTGTGACAACAAATGCAGTTCCCATCTGTACAGCCTTTGCTCCCAGCATAAATGCTGCTGCAATTCCTCTTCCGTCTCCGATTCCACCTGCGGCAATAACCGGAATATCGACTGCATCAACGACCTGTGGTACAAGTGTCATAGTCGTGCTCTCTCCGACATGTCCGCCAGACTCGCAGCCTTCTGCAACAATTGCATCTGCTCCTGCCCGCTCCATACGTTTCGCAAGAGCCACAGAAGCAACAACAGGAATTACTTTCACTCCTGCTTCCTTCCACATTTCCATATATTTTCCCGGACTTCCGGCTCCAGTCGTCACGACCTGGACATCTTCTTCCACAATTACTTTCGCAACATCAGCCGCATAAGGGCTCATAAGCATAATATTCACTCCAAATGGTTTGTCCGTCAGCTTGCGTGCTGCCCGTATCTGCTCGCGCACCCACTCTGCCGGAGCACTGGCGGCACCAATAAGTCCAAGACCACCTGCTTCTGAAACAGCAGCCGCCAGATGATGCTCAGCTACCCATGCCATACCACCTTGGATGATCGGGTATTTTATTCCGAGAAGTCTTGTTATTTCTGTCTGCATAATTTGTTTCCTTTCTTGCATTCACACTTCTAAAAGAGTCTGCAATTTGTCGAAGGCTATATCTTTATTCTTTATGTGCTTCCACGTATTTCACTACGTCGCCGACTGTTTTGAGTGTTGGAAGGTCTTCTTCCGGAATTTCGATCTCATATTCATCTTCTAATGCTGTTACCATCTCGAAGAGGTCTAAGGAATCTGCGTCTAAATCCTCTTTGAAATCTGCACTCTCTGTAACCTTCTCCACATCAATTGCTAAATTCTCTGCGATAATCTCTCTAATCTGCTCTAACATAATTTTTTTCTCCTTTTACCATTCAATAATTGTTGCGCCCCAGGTCAGGCCTGCCCCGAATCCTGCCAGCACGATTTTCTGTCCTCGTTTTAATCTTCCGTCTCTATTCATTTCATCTAACAGAATCGGAATACTTGCGGAAGATGTATTTCCATACTCTTCCATGTTCATTGGGAATTTTTCGACCGGTTCGCCCATTCGTTTTGCTACGGCTTCCAGAATTCTCCGGTTCGCCTGATGTAAAATGTACCAATCGATTTCTTCTGGTTTTACTTCATTTTTTTCCAGCACTTCCTGAATGACTTCCGGTACCTGCTTAATTGCAAACCGGAATACTCCCTGACCGTCCATCTGCATGAGATAGTCTTCACTGTTCAAATGTTTCCCGCCAATCTCATCATTTTTCTGAAAAGGAAGTCCATTCTCCTCTCGCTTACTGTAACACAAAAGCGCCTCTCCTCGAGTCCCGTCAGAATGTGCCGCCGGAATATAACTGGCTCTTTCATCTTTTTTTATTACTGCTGCACCGGCGCCGTCTCCGAAAAGAATACACGTCCCACGGTCCTTCCAGTTCGTCAGCCTGGACAGCGATTCACTTCCTACGATCAGAACTGTCTGATAAATCCCACTTTCTATGTATGCCAATGCTGTATTGTATGCCAGTACAAACCCGGTACATGCTCCATTTAAATCAAAACAGACTGCTTTGTCTGCACCAATGGCCTTTTGCACTTCGCATGCGCCACATGGAATAATGACATCCGAAGAAATCGTGGACATCAGAATCAGATCCAGTTCTTCTGGCAAAACTCCTGCATTATCAAGAGCTCGTTTTGCAGCTTCATTCGCCATGGACACGGTCGTCTCTTTCACTGCAATATGGCGTCTCGCAATTCCGGTCCGTTCTCTGATCCATGAATCACTTGTCTCTACAAGCTCTGCAACCCCATCATTATCCATAACATAATCCGGGACACAGGAGCCTGTTCCACAAAATCTTGCACTCATATCTTTCCTTTCTGAAGTTTTTCTTTGAGCTTCAATTTATTTGAGTTTCAATTATTTTGACCTTCAAAGTATACATAACAAAAAAAGCTTTGTCAAGAACATTTTTCTTAAATCAGACTTTTCTCCTCTTCCAAAACCCATTGATTTTCCCCCGAAAACTCTCTATACTATCTTTTATGGTAACTATATCGTAAGGGAGTGTATCTGATTTATGAATAAAAAAGAAGTTTTGGAGATCCGCAAGCAGTTTACCCCGGAAAACTGCACAATTACCCGTATCTGCGGCTGTTATGTGGATCATGAAAAAGAGAAAAAAATGGAGATGAAAAAAGCTTTTCTTTCCATGCCGGAGGAAGAAGCTTTCAAGTATTTTGACATTTTCAAGCATACATTATCCGGAACTGTTGGCAAGAACCTGATGACTATGGAATTCCCGCTGGACCAGGAGCTGGAAGGCGGCGCGCAGGAGCTCCTTTTAAGGCTGCGCGATACGAAACTTACTGATGATCTGCTTTTGGAAGAATTCTACGACAAGGTTATTGAGAACTACGAATTCGCGGAAAACTACTATATTATATTGATTCATGCTGCATACGATGTGCCGGGGAAATCTTCCGATAATATGGAAATGTTTGACGCTTCCGATACCGTATATGAACATATCATGTGCAGTATCTGCCCGGTAAAATTGACGAAAGCCGGACTTACATATAACGCCGAAAAGAACAATATTGAAGACCGTATCCGTGACTGGTTCGTGGAGATGCCTGCGACCGGTTTTCTCTTCCCGGCTTTCCAGGATCGTGCAAGTGACGTTCATCACGTCCTGTACTACTCCAAGAAACCAGAAGATCTCCAGCCTGACTTTATTGCAAATGTACTTGGCAATATTACACCGCTTACTGCAAAGGATCAAAAGACAACGTTCCAGTCTCTTGTCAGTGATACACTCGGTGAGGATTGTGACTATGACACCGTCCGCAATATCCACGACAATCTGAATGAACTTATGGAAGAAGCCAAGGAATCTCCTGACCCACTGGAGCTGTCCCGTCCAGACGTGAAACACCTGTTAGAGCGAAGTGGAGTCCCGGAAGAAAAAATGGAACATTTCGATAAGAATTTTGAGGAAGCTGTCGGTGAGAAAAATACTCTCCTTGCTTCCAACATTGCCAGTGTCAAAACTTTCCAGATTGAGACACCTGATATTGTAGTAAAAGTTAATCCGGAAAGATCCGACCTCGTAGAGACCCGTGAAATCGATGGAAGACGTTGTCTTGTCATCGCGATTGACGACCATCTTGAGGTAAATGGCATCGAAGTCCGTTAAAATGTAGTTAAAAACAGAAAGTTTTTCTAAACTTTCTGTTTTTTATTTGCGTATTCCCCCGAGTTTCTGTATAATTGTATACTATACAAAATGATTTATCGAAAGGAAGAGTAGTTATGGAGAAAAACACAAACAAAAAAAGTGCCAGTGCTCTCATTGGCGCAGCATTTCTTATGGCAACCTCTGCAATTGGTCCTGGATTCCTTACACAGACAGGACAGTTCACAGGAAACCTCAAAGGAAGCTTTGGCTTCGTAATCTTAGTATCAGTTATTTTAGCAGCAATCGTTCAGCTTAACGTATGGAGAGTCTTATGCGTATCCGGTATGCGTGGCCAGGATGTTGCTAACAAAGTTCTGCCAGGTCTTGGATATGTGATCGCCTTCCTCGTTGTAGCCGGCGGACTTGTATTCAACATTGGTAACGTTGGCGGCGGTGCCCTCGGATTCAACAGCTTGCTTGGCATCCCGACTACATATGGCTGCTTCCTCGCAGGAGCAATCGCAATCTGTGTATTCCTTTACAAAAATGCATTAGATGCAATGGACACACTGACAAAAATTCTTGGTGGTATCATGATCGTCGTTATTTTTGTTGTCATCCTGATTGTAAAACCACCAGTAGGAATGGCTGTAAAGGAAACATTTGTACCAACTGCTCCTATGGACAGTATCTTCCCTGCAATTCTGACACTTCTTGGCGGAACTGTTGGCGGATACATCACATTTGCCGGTGCACATCGTCTGATCGATGCCGGTATTACAAAAGAAGAGAATTTAAAAGAGATCAACAAGAGTTCTGTTATGGGAATCGGAATTGCAACGATTGTTCGTATCTTGCTGTTCCTTGCAATCTTAGGCGTTGTTGTTGAGACTGCAACTTCCCCGGCTACAACTCTTGATGCAAGCAACCCGGCTGCCGACGCATTTTTACAGGGTGCAGGTCAGATCGGATACCGTTTCTTCGGACTGGTACTTTTGTGTGCGGCTGTTACATCTATCATCGGATGCGCCTACACATCTGTATCTTTCCTGAAAACTTTCAGCAAGACAATTGCCAACAATGAAAAATGGTTCATCGTTGGATTTATCGCTCTTAGCACCGTTGTTATGGCTCTCATCGGACAGCCTGCAACTCTGCTCGTATTAGCAGGTGCCCTCAACGGACTGATCCTTCCTATTACATTGGGAGTATGTCTGATCGCATCTCAGAAGAAGTCTATCATGGGCGAGAACTACAAACACCCAATCGTGCTTCTGATCCTTGGAATTATTGTAGTTGTAATCTCTGCATACCTTGGAATCACTTCCCTTGGAAAGCTGAGCGCACTGTTCGGATAAGGAGATGTTTTTTATGGAAGAAATTAAAATCCACACAGCCGGTGACTCTTCTGTCCTGATTGAATTCGGACAGGAGATCTCCCCGGAGATCAATGCAAAAATTACGGCCTTCGTCCATCTGATGAAGGCCCAGCATGTTGAAGGAGTCAAAGATATGATTCCTGCATTTACAAGTCTTCTGATCAACTACGATCCAAGAGTTGTAAATTACGGCGCATTAAAAGAGCGTCTGGAAAAGCTGTTAAAACTTGAGGTCAGCCAGGAAACTGCTCCATCACGGATCTTTGATATTCCGGTCTGCTACGGTGGCGAATATGGACCTGACCTGGAAAATATCGCAATGCATGCCAATCTTTCTACTCAGGAAGTAATTGATATCCACAGCAGTGAAGACTATCTGATCTACATGCTCGGATTCCTTCCTGGATTTTCTTATCTTGGAGGACTGGACAAACGGATCCACACACCAAGACTTGCAAATCCGCGTATTAAGATTCCGGCAGGAAGCGTCGGCATCGGCGGTTCCCAGACGGGAATCTATCCGCTCGACTCCCCTGGAGGCTGGCAGCTTCTGGGGCTGACTCCGGTAAAGACTTATGATCCGAACCGCGAGATTCCAATCCTTTTCGAAGCCGGTGATTATATTCATTTTGTACCGGTCACAGAAAAAGATTTTCTTGAGATTAAAGAACAGGTGAATCAGGGAACTTACGAGTGTGTGATTCGCCAGAAAGGAGTGTAATATGGGAATTCGCATTTTAAAAGGCGGAATGCTTACAACTGTACAGGACAGTGGGCGCCCGGGCTATCAGAGCCAGGGGTTCGGCGTATCTGGTGTTATGGACCGCCGCTCCTTCAAAATTGCCAATCTTCTTCTGGATAATCCGGAAAATGAAGCAGTTCTCGAATTCACTCTTCTTGGACCAACACTGGAATTTACTTCCGAGACGATCATCGCTATCACGGGAGGTGATTTTCAGCCACAGGTCAACGGAAAGCCTGTGAAAATGTATACGGCGCTCTATATGCACCGTGGAGATATCCTCTCATTTCGTGGCTGCCGTACCGGAAGCCGCGGCTACATCGCATTTTCCAGTTATCTGGAAATCCCGGTCGTTATGGGAAGCCGCTCTACCAACATCAAATGTGGACTTGGAGGATTTAAGGGACGCCGCCTCTTAGACGGTGACTATATCAGCTTCCGTGCCAAAAGAAGATACTTGCCTTATTTCCTGTCTAGAAGCCTGGATCTCAACGAGTTTGATCAGGACAACATTACACTGCGCGTGATTATGGGACCACAGGACGATGCATTTACCGCGGCAGGAAAAGAGACATTTCTATCTTCCGAATATGTTGTAACGAGTGAGTTCGACCGCATGGGCTGCCGTCTGGAAGGACCATTTATTGCATCAAAGTCAACAACAGACATTATCTCTGATGGAATCGCATTCGGTTCTGTTCAGGTACCTAGCCATGGAAAACCAATCATTCTGCTGGCAGACAGACAGACTACCGGCGGATATGCGAAGATTGCTACGGTCATCTCTGTAGATATTCCAAAACTGGTTCAGAGAAAGACAGATCATAAAGTGAAGTTCCAGGCAGTTACTGTAGAAGAAGCTCAGGAACTCCTTGCACTGGAAGCAAAAGAAATGAACGAATTCAGACATCAGATCTACCAGCCTTGTAAAGAGGTTCTGGACTGCCGTCTGGTCGCAAAACGAATCAGCAAATTATTCCAGTAAAAAGAAAGGAAGGACATCATGAATTTAGATAAAATTGAAAAGCTTGTAAAGATTATCGAAGAGTCTTCCCTGCAGGAATTTTCCATTCAGGAAGGCGATATTAAAATAAAAATGAGTAAACGCGCAGGCGAAACCGTTGCCGTCCCATTTGCACCAGGTATGGGAATGCCGGTTGCAGGAACTGCTGCACCGGAAGCTGCTACTGCAGATGAGACTTCTGGAGAAGTGGAAGAAGAAACATACATTACTTCCCCGATTGTCGGAACATTTTACTCCGCACCTTCACCAGAAGCTAAAGCTTTCGTAAAAGTCGGTGACCGCGTAAAAGCCGGCGAGACTGTATGTATTCTGGAAGCTATGAAACTGATGAATGAGATTGAAAGTGATTTTGACTGCGAGATCGAGGCCGTTCTTGTCAGCAACGAACAGAGAGTTGAATATGGTCAGCCACTCTTTAAAGTAAAGAAGCTTGACGACTAAGGAGGAGTTCCATGTTTCATAAAATATTGATTGCAAACCGCGGAGAGATTGCTGTTCGTATTATCCGCGCCTGCCGTAATATGGGTATCCGCAGCGTAGCAGTCTATTCCAAAGAAGATAAAGACAGTCTTCACGTACAGCTCGCCGACCAGCGTATCTGTATCGGTGAAGGCCCTGCCAGAAACAATTACCTGAATATGCAGCAAATTGTCACAGCTGCCCTGAACATCGGAGCCGATGCGATCCACCCTGGATTTGGTTTCCTCTCTGAGAATTCAGACTTTGTACGTCTGTGCGAAGAACACGGTATTACATTTATCGGACCAAGTGCAGATGTTATCGACAGCATGGGAAATAAATCCCACGCCAGAAAGACAATGATGGAGGCCGGAGTTCCGGTCGTTCCAGGTACGAAAGATCCAGTCTACGACGTAGAGACCGGCGAAAAGCTTGCAGACGAAATCGGTTATCCGGTTATGATCAAAGCCTCCTCCGGCGGAGGTGGAAAAGGTATGCGTGTCTCCCGCTCTAAAGATGATTTTGAATTCAACTTCAACATGGCTCAAAGAGAGTCTGCCAACGCATTTGGCGATGACACCATGTACATTGAAAAATATATTGAAAACCCACGCCATGTAGAGATCCAGATCATGGCTGACACTCATGGAAATGTAGTGGCTCTCGGCGAACGTGACTGTTCTGTACAGCGCAACCACCAGAAGTTGATTGAAGAATCTCCTTCTCCGGCTATCACAGCCAATACCCGCGCTTCCATGAACCACGATGCCGTTCTTGCCGCAAAAGCTGTTGGTTACACAAATGCCGGAACGATCGAGTTCATTCTTGACCAAAGCGGAACTTACTATTTCATGGAAATGAATACCCGTATTCAAGTCGAGCACGGTGTCACAGAAATGGTTACAGGCACAGACCTGATCATTGAACAGATCCGTGTTGCCATGGGCGAGCCGCTTAGCTTCACTCAGGAAGAGGTCACACCACGCGGACATGCCATTGAGTGCCGTATCAACGCTGAAATTCCGGAGAAAAACTTTATGCCAAGTCCTGGTGTGGTAAAACATTTGCACCTTCCTTCTGGAAATGGTGTGCGTGTTGATACCGGTCTTTACACTGGCTACCGCATTCCTTCCGAGTACGACTCCATGATCGCGAAAGTTATCGTTCATGCACCGGACAGAGATGCTGCAATCCAGAAAATGCGGTCTGCGCTGGACGAGATGGTGATTCTGGGCGTTGAGACAAATCTGGACTTCCAGTACCGGATCATGAAAAATCCTGAATTCTGTGAAGGAAATGCAGATACTGGATTTATTGAGCGGTTGTTAAAAATTGATTAATTATCTTGCTGAAATAATTTTCAAACAATAACACTAAGAGCAGAAGCATTACCCCAGCCTCCGTTATGCAAAACATTCCGATGAGACTTATGCTTCTTGCTCTTTTTTTCGTGTTGAAAATCCATGTTTTACATATCTCATATGCAATTTTTATGTTATTATATATGTAATTAGTCAATGTTTTGAATATTTATAATTTGTGTAGAAGTCATGTATGTGGAAAGGTAGATATATATCTACAGAACCTTCTGATTTTCTATATAAATTATTGAATTTTATAAAAGAAGGGCAGGTTATGTTATTATGTACAAAGTTGATTTAAATAGTGATTTAGGTGAGAGTTTTGGCCGTTATACGATTGGAAATGATGACAAGATTATTCCACTGATTTCTTCTGCGAATATTGCATGTGGTTTTCATGCATCTGATCCGGTTGTGATGACGACCGCGATCGAGCAAACGAAGGAGGCCGGGATTCAGATTGGTGCGCACCCGGGATTTCCGGATCTGATGGGATTTGGACGTAGAAATCTGGCCGTTTCTCCGGCAGAAGCAAAAGCGTATACTCTGTATCAGATCAGCGCTCTTGGAGGTATGTGCAAAGCCCATAATATGCGCCTGCAGCACGTAAAACCACATGGAGCCCTCTATAATATGGCTGCAAAAGATTATGAGCTTTCTAAGGCTATCTGTGAGGCTATTAAGTCCTATGATCCGGAAATCATCGTAATGGGACTCTCTGGCAGTGAAATGATCCGTGCAGCAAAAGATCTGGGGCTTAAAGCAGCCAGCGAAGTATTTGCAGACCGCGCTTATGAAGAAGACGGAACACTTGTGAACCGCCGCAAAGAAGGTGCAGTCATCAAAGACGAGAACGAAGCAATTGCCCGCGTGATCCGCATGGTAAAAGAGCAGAAAGTTACAACAATCACCGGAAAAGATATTTCCATTCAGGCTGATTCCGTATGCGTTCACGGTGATGGCGAAAAAGCTCTTCTTTTCGTTGAGAAAATCCGAAAAGCTATGGCAGAAGAAGGTATTACGATCAGCCCATTAAAAGACATTTGTAATTAACTTTCCTTCCACCGAAAGAACAACAACAATTTTTCAAAAAAATTCAAAAAAGTGTTTGCATTTTCCGTCAACCTATGATATCATATCTTTTGTCGAGCGGAGATGGCGGAATGGCAGACGCGCTAGATTCAGGTTCTAGTGGGAGCAATCCTGTGAGGGTTCAAGTCCCTTTCTCCGCATTGGACATAAGATGCAAGACACCGTAAACTCGAGGGTTTATGGTGTTTTTCTTTGCTCAAAAATAGAAAAGGGGGCAAAAAAGGGACACCCCTAATCAACGATGAGGACGTAGCACTTTAACAAAGTACTACGTCCTCAGTTATTTTTTAACATTTTTTAGTTCAGGAAGTTTTCGATTATGACTCCTTCTGCTTCTTCTTCTGTCATTCCCAGTGTACGGAGTTTTACAAGTTGCTCGTCGTTGATCCTTCCGATAGCCGCCTCATGGATAATTGCTGCGTCTACATGTTTTGCGTTAATCTCCGGAATAGAGCTGACTTCTGCGTGATCCATGATAATAGAGTCGCATTGTACATGAGCATGGCAGAGATTTTTACCGACTGCTCTTGGGTGAAATATCTGCCTGGAGCTGCCTTTTGCAACGGATCTGGATACGATCTGTGCAGAACTTCCTTCACCATTCATTTCTACCATCATATTGGAAGTTGCTTCCTGGTTTCCATGTGTCATCAGCTTCTCTATAACGTACAGTTTTGAGTTTGCTTCCAGATATACATTATTCTCACGTACAGTGGAATCTACACCTTTTATCTGTGCGGTATCAAGTGTAAATACGGAATTCTCGCCAAGATAAACTTCTGTGACCGGGTTGAGGACTCTTGTTCCTGTTCCTTCGCCTTCTCCATAATGTTTCTCCACATAACGTACGTTGCAGTTTTTTTCTACGTGAAATGTGTGGATTCCATCATGGCGGCTTTCATTGCAACCGCTGTTGTGAATTCCACAGCCTGCAACAATCGTTACATTTGCTCCTTCTTCTATATAAAAATCATTATAAACCACATCGGTCATTCCTGTGGCATCTACAACGACCGGAATATGTACTTCTTCTCCATCTGTCTTACCATCGATATAAATGTCGATGCCCGGCTTATCCTGCTTTTTCTTAATTTTGATATGCTCGCTGTCACCGTGGCAGAGGGCAATTCCATTGTGTCGTAAATTAAATGCACCTGACTGTTTAAATCCACTTGCATCGATCTGTTCCAGTACTTTTTTTGTAATTTCATCTAACGTCATCATATTGCTTTCCTCCCTCCTTATCTGCATGTCAGACAGCTATAAGAATCTGCTGTCTTTCCTAATAGTTGTGGAAGGATCTCGTCAGTTGCTCCAATGGACGCGATCTTACCGTCTTCGATGACCATGATCCGGTCTGCCATCTGAATGATTCTCTCCTGATGTGAAATGAGAACCAGACTTTCCTTCTTTTCTTTGTGGATTTTCTCGAACTGTTCGATCAGCATGGAAAAACTCCAAAGGTCTATTCCTGCCTCCGGCTCATCAAAAATACATAATTTGTGCGATTTTGCAAGTACGGTTGCAATCTCCAGACGTTTCATTTCACCGCCTGATAGTGTGCCGTCCACTTCTCTTTCAATGTACTCATTTGCGCAAAGACCGACCGTACTTAAAAGCTTACAACACTCTTCTCTTTTTAATTCTTTACCTGCTGAGAGTGACAACAGCTTCATAACAGTCATTCCTTTAAATCTCGGTGGCTGCTGAAATGCATAACCGATTCCTGCATCTGCTCTGTGATTGATATCATAATTGCTGATATCCTCTCCATCTAAAATAATCTGCCCGGCGCTTGCTTTTTCAATTCCCATTAAAACTTTCGCAAGTGTGGACTTTCCTCCACCATTTGGTCCGGTAATGACAAGCATCTCGCCATCCGCAACATCGAAACTGATGTTTTCAACAATGCTTCTCTCTACTCCATTCTCCTGAACCTGGAATGTAAGATTCTTTACCTCCAGCATAACATAATCTCCCTTCTGACCCATATCAGATTTCAAAATGTCCTGGCAAAAGCCCCAGACACCTTTCTATTATAAATCATGTGAAAAATGTTGTCACCTTTTATTCCAAGTGATTTAGTATATTTTACATTTTTTTCTTCCTGATACTCCATGCCTCCAGCCGCGTCACCTCTATTTTATTTCCTGCCTCTAATCGCGTCACCTCTATTTATCAAATTCAGAATGTGGAAAATTTTTCCATAAGAATTTTCCCCTTTCTTTTTCCTCTCCATGTTGAACTCATATTTGACGAATGTTATAATAGTAATTGGCGTAAAATGAATTGATAATTTTGATAACAGGAGGACTTCTTTATGCCTAATTACCCGGACTCAATCCAGGATCTAGAACCGCTTAGCGGTCTATATATAAGAAAAAGATTTTTAAATGAAGTGCGTACTTTTTTGGACCAGAAGCATCCGCAAGGCTGGTGTATTGTAGCCATCGATATTGAGAATTTTAAATTATTCAATGACTGGTACGGGCAGGACAGCGGTGATTATCTGCTTCTGGAAATTGCTGCCTATCTTCGAAACCTTCACCAGGAAGATAACTACATCACCGGACACTTTAGTGCCGATGACTTTTTTATCTGCATGCCAGATGACGGTCACAAACTCCGCCACATTTATGCAACAATTTATCATTACATTGATAAACTGGAACAAGATGATAGTTTCCTTCCATCCATCGGCGTCTATCGGATTGAAGACGAATCTCTGAATGTCAGCACGATGTGCAACAATGCGCAGATTGCGGCTTCCAGTGTTGATGGAAAGATTGGAAACAGAATCTGCTATTTCGAATCCGGCATGGCTAAAAAAATAGAATTAAAGCAGCGTATTCTCCGGGATGCTCGTCATGGACTGGAAAATCACGAATTTATCTTCTATCTTCAGCCCAAATGTAACATGGCGACCGGTGAACTGGTCAGCATGGAGGCGCTTGCCAGATGGCAGAAATCTGACGGAACTTTTGTCTCACCTGAAGAATTTATCCCACTGTTCGAAAGCAGTGGATTTATTACCCGCTTTGACATGTACATCTGGAAATCTGTCTGCAAGACTTTAGCCGCCTGGCAGGATAAAGGCTGCAAACTTGTTCCGATTTCCATCAATGTCTCTATGATAGACATTACGAATATTGACGTGCCTCAATATTTGTCAATGCTTACAGAGCAGTACCACATTTCCCCAGAATATCTGCCTGTGGAAATTACAGAATCTGTCTTTGCAGAGAGCAACACCATT
The sequence above is drawn from the Dorea formicigenerans genome and encodes:
- a CDS encoding LamB/YcsF family protein codes for the protein MYKVDLNSDLGESFGRYTIGNDDKIIPLISSANIACGFHASDPVVMTTAIEQTKEAGIQIGAHPGFPDLMGFGRRNLAVSPAEAKAYTLYQISALGGMCKAHNMRLQHVKPHGALYNMAAKDYELSKAICEAIKSYDPEIIVMGLSGSEMIRAAKDLGLKAASEVFADRAYEEDGTLVNRRKEGAVIKDENEAIARVIRMVKEQKVTTITGKDISIQADSVCVHGDGEKALLFVEKIRKAMAEEGITISPLKDICN
- a CDS encoding SufB/SufD family protein produces the protein MMTLDEITKKVLEQIDASGFKQSGAFNLRHNGIALCHGDSEHIKIKKKQDKPGIDIYIDGKTDGEEVHIPVVVDATGMTDVVYNDFYIEEGANVTIVAGCGIHNSGCNESRHDGIHTFHVEKNCNVRYVEKHYGEGEGTGTRVLNPVTEVYLGENSVFTLDTAQIKGVDSTVRENNVYLEANSKLYVIEKLMTHGNQEATSNMMVEMNGEGSSAQIVSRSVAKGSSRQIFHPRAVGKNLCHAHVQCDSIIMDHAEVSSIPEINAKHVDAAIIHEAAIGRINDEQLVKLRTLGMTEEEAEGVIIENFLN
- a CDS encoding ABC transporter ATP-binding protein, whose translation is MLEVKNLTFQVQENGVERSIVENISFDVADGEMLVITGPNGGGKSTLAKVLMGIEKASAGQIILDGEDISNYDINHRADAGIGYAFQQPPRFKGMTVMKLLSLSAGKELKREECCKLLSTVGLCANEYIEREVDGTLSGGEMKRLEIATVLAKSHKLCIFDEPEAGIDLWSFSMLIEQFEKIHKEKKESLVLISHQERIIQMADRIMVIEDGKIASIGATDEILPQLLGKTADSYSCLTCR
- a CDS encoding putative bifunctional diguanylate cyclase/phosphodiesterase; the encoded protein is MPNYPDSIQDLEPLSGLYIRKRFLNEVRTFLDQKHPQGWCIVAIDIENFKLFNDWYGQDSGDYLLLEIAAYLRNLHQEDNYITGHFSADDFFICMPDDGHKLRHIYATIYHYIDKLEQDDSFLPSIGVYRIEDESLNVSTMCNNAQIAASSVDGKIGNRICYFESGMAKKIELKQRILRDARHGLENHEFIFYLQPKCNMATGELVSMEALARWQKSDGTFVSPEEFIPLFESSGFITRFDMYIWKSVCKTLAAWQDKGCKLVPISINVSMIDITNIDVPQYLSMLTEQYHISPEYLPVEITESVFAESNTIVKNTITRFHKKGFYVLMDDFGSGYSSLNVLKDANVDYLKLDMKFMQIDAKNKGKGIQILKSIVDMAYRLGLVIIAEGVETKEQSEILKSMNCNYGQGFYFHRPMSVEAAEELIQTIPIENFRAAHEQVSRIRNVCEALPDSPEMWKLGDNIFRILLDHMLLLSRFNLITGGMETIKRDSSLAGFGIEYETDYQTYMSRLLDEQLVHPDDADEFRSIMTLDQLRLRMFHEKGSVIYRFRRKFKAGYFWTSLELFPDTECSKENPWVVMVIHESPSVNPDL